In the Deltaproteobacteria bacterium genome, one interval contains:
- the purF gene encoding amidophosphoribosyltransferase: MFDKFHEECAVVGVHGHPEAANMVYLGLYALQHRGQESSGIVSSDGDVLISHRQMGLVADVFKEDIIKNLQGASAIGHNRYSTSGQTDIKNAQPFVVEYADGPIAVSHNGNLVNANELRQQLEESGSIFQSTSDTEVIVHLIATSKEKTLTDRVVDALHRVKGSYSLVFLTTHTMIAARDPLGFRPLILGRFRGEGDRDSWVVASETCVLDLIEAEYVREVEPGEVLVLSRAGMDSLKPFPEATPARCIFESIYFARPDSNVYGHSVYQYRKELGRQLARESHVDADLVTPVPDSGVPAAIGYAEQSGIPLDLALIRNHYVGRTFIEPQQHIRNFGVKIKLNAMREVLQGKRVVVVDDSIVRGTTSQKIIRMLREAGAAEVHVRISSPPTISPCYYGIDTPTHKELIASVHSVEGIRAFIGADSLAYLSRQGLYTFFKGNDAGYCDACFTANYPVLADDNGKTPQLHLFEAVSRR, translated from the coding sequence ATGTTCGACAAGTTCCATGAAGAATGCGCGGTGGTCGGGGTCCACGGCCATCCCGAGGCCGCCAACATGGTGTACCTGGGGCTCTACGCCCTGCAGCACCGAGGCCAGGAATCGTCCGGCATCGTGTCCTCCGACGGCGACGTCCTCATCTCCCACCGCCAGATGGGTCTGGTGGCGGACGTCTTCAAGGAGGACATCATCAAGAACCTGCAAGGCGCCTCCGCCATCGGGCACAACCGCTATTCCACCAGCGGGCAGACCGACATCAAGAACGCACAGCCGTTCGTGGTGGAGTACGCCGACGGCCCCATCGCCGTGTCCCACAACGGCAACCTGGTCAACGCCAACGAGCTCCGCCAGCAACTCGAGGAGTCCGGCTCCATCTTCCAGTCCACCTCCGACACCGAGGTGATCGTCCACCTCATCGCCACCTCGAAGGAGAAGACCCTGACGGACCGCGTCGTCGACGCCCTCCACCGTGTCAAGGGCTCCTACTCCCTCGTATTCCTCACCACCCACACCATGATCGCCGCCCGCGATCCCCTGGGTTTCCGGCCGCTGATCCTGGGCCGGTTTCGCGGCGAGGGGGACAGGGACTCCTGGGTGGTGGCGTCGGAGACCTGCGTGCTGGATCTGATTGAGGCCGAGTACGTACGCGAGGTAGAGCCCGGCGAAGTTCTGGTCCTCAGCCGCGCCGGCATGGACTCACTCAAGCCCTTCCCCGAGGCCACTCCGGCCCGCTGCATCTTCGAGTCCATCTACTTTGCTCGCCCCGACAGCAACGTCTACGGCCACAGCGTCTACCAGTACCGCAAGGAGCTGGGCCGCCAGCTCGCACGGGAGAGCCACGTGGACGCCGACCTGGTGACTCCGGTGCCCGACTCCGGCGTGCCCGCCGCCATCGGCTACGCCGAGCAGTCCGGCATCCCGCTCGACCTCGCCCTGATCCGCAACCACTACGTCGGCCGCACCTTCATCGAACCGCAGCAGCACATCCGCAACTTCGGCGTCAAGATCAAGCTCAACGCCATGCGCGAGGTGCTCCAGGGCAAGCGCGTGGTGGTGGTGGACGACTCCATCGTCCGCGGCACCACCAGCCAGAAGATCATCCGCATGCTGCGCGAGGCGGGGGCCGCCGAGGTCCACGTCCGCATCAGCTCACCCCCCACCATCAGTCCCTGCTACTACGGCATCGACACCCCCACCCACAAGGAGCTCATCGCCTCCGTCCACTCCGTCGAAGGCATCCGCGCCTTCATCGGCGCCGACTCCCTCGCCTACCTCAGCCGCCAAGGCCTCTACACCTTCTTCAAGGGCAACGACGCCGGCTATTGCGATGCCTGCTTCACCGCCAACTACCCGGTGCTCGCGGACGACAACGGCAAGACGCCGCAGTTGCATCTGTTCGAGGCGGTGAGCCGGCGGTGA
- the purL gene encoding phosphoribosylformylglycinamidine synthase subunit PurL, translated as MSDATSPDTAPVTPETVRAHGLTDHEYAEIVRLLGRAPNLTELGVFSVMWSEHCSYKSSRKHLKQLPTEGPRVIHGPGENAGVMDIGDGLAVVFKIESHNHPSFIEPYQGAATGVGGILRDVFTMGARPIASLNSLRFGGARHPKTPYLVNGVVGGIGGYGNCVGVPTVGGDIYFDECYDANILVNAFTLGLAERDRIFTGKARGAGNPVVYVGSKTGRDGVHGATMASESFSEDSEQRRPTVQVGDPFTEKLLIEACLELMRTDAIVGIQDMGAAGLTSSAVEMAGRAGSGVELELARVPLRERGMTPYEILLSESQERMLLVAHPESVAEVRAIFQRWDLDAVVVGRVIDEPVFRVLSAGRPVADIPVAALTDAAPAYDRPAKRPPRQDELQRLDADALPRPESITRVLEQLLDSPNLASREWVYRQYDHYVRGNTVLAPGADAAVIRVKGTSKGLALTVDCNARYCYLDPHAGGMAAVAEAARNLACVGATPLGLTDCLNFGNPEREDVMWQFSQAIQGMREACLALEVPVVSGNVSFYNETDGVSIHPTPTVAMVGLLEDVTRIATPWFKEEGDLVVLLGLNRDELGGSEYLKVVHGQVVGKPPVVDLALERGVQRTCRSAVEQGLLSSAHDVSEGGLAVALADCCISHPDPEGIGAVIEIEQRGRADALLFGESHSRIVVSLKERDYGRLQDIANRENVAMALIGKVDGDRLAINDLVRAPVQRLRNIWSTALERYVK; from the coding sequence ATGAGCGACGCAACGAGCCCCGACACTGCGCCCGTGACCCCCGAGACAGTTCGCGCCCATGGACTGACCGACCACGAATACGCCGAGATCGTGCGCCTTCTGGGACGCGCGCCGAACCTCACCGAGCTGGGCGTGTTCTCGGTCATGTGGTCGGAGCACTGCAGCTACAAGAGCTCGCGCAAGCACCTGAAGCAGCTTCCCACCGAAGGCCCCCGCGTCATCCACGGCCCGGGCGAGAACGCCGGCGTCATGGACATCGGCGACGGCCTCGCCGTGGTGTTCAAGATCGAGAGCCACAACCACCCGTCCTTCATCGAGCCCTACCAGGGCGCGGCCACCGGCGTGGGCGGCATCCTGCGCGACGTCTTCACCATGGGAGCGCGCCCCATCGCCAGTCTCAACTCGCTGCGCTTCGGCGGCGCTCGCCACCCCAAGACCCCCTACCTGGTGAACGGCGTGGTGGGCGGCATCGGCGGCTACGGCAACTGCGTCGGCGTGCCCACCGTGGGCGGCGACATCTACTTCGACGAGTGCTACGACGCCAACATCCTGGTGAACGCCTTCACCCTGGGCCTGGCGGAGCGGGACCGCATCTTCACCGGCAAGGCCCGGGGCGCCGGCAACCCGGTGGTGTACGTCGGCTCCAAGACCGGTCGGGACGGAGTCCACGGCGCCACCATGGCGTCGGAGTCCTTCTCCGAGGACTCCGAGCAGCGCCGCCCCACGGTGCAGGTGGGCGATCCTTTCACCGAGAAGCTCCTCATCGAGGCATGCCTGGAGCTGATGCGGACCGACGCCATCGTGGGCATCCAGGATATGGGCGCCGCCGGCCTTACCAGTTCGGCCGTGGAGATGGCCGGGCGCGCGGGCTCGGGCGTGGAGCTGGAGCTGGCGCGCGTGCCGTTGCGCGAGAGGGGCATGACCCCTTACGAGATCCTGCTGTCGGAGTCCCAGGAGCGCATGCTGCTGGTGGCGCACCCGGAGTCGGTGGCCGAGGTCCGGGCGATCTTCCAGCGCTGGGACCTGGACGCGGTGGTGGTGGGCCGGGTCATCGACGAGCCCGTTTTCCGGGTGCTGTCGGCGGGCCGTCCGGTGGCCGACATCCCGGTGGCCGCCCTCACCGACGCCGCGCCGGCGTACGACCGGCCGGCCAAGCGCCCGCCGCGCCAGGACGAGCTCCAGCGCCTGGACGCGGACGCGTTGCCCCGGCCCGAGAGCATTACTCGCGTGCTGGAACAACTGCTGGATTCTCCAAACCTGGCTTCCAGGGAGTGGGTCTACCGCCAGTACGACCACTATGTGCGCGGCAACACGGTGCTGGCGCCGGGCGCGGACGCCGCGGTGATCCGCGTCAAGGGCACTTCCAAGGGGCTGGCCCTGACCGTGGACTGCAACGCGCGCTACTGCTACCTGGACCCCCACGCGGGCGGCATGGCCGCGGTGGCCGAGGCGGCGCGGAACCTGGCGTGCGTCGGGGCGACGCCGCTGGGGCTCACGGATTGCCTGAACTTCGGCAATCCCGAGCGGGAGGACGTCATGTGGCAGTTCTCCCAGGCCATCCAGGGCATGCGCGAGGCGTGCCTGGCGCTGGAGGTCCCGGTGGTGAGCGGTAACGTGAGCTTCTACAACGAGACCGACGGCGTCTCCATCCACCCCACTCCCACCGTGGCCATGGTGGGCCTGCTGGAGGACGTGACGCGAATCGCCACCCCGTGGTTCAAGGAGGAGGGCGACCTGGTGGTGCTGCTGGGCCTCAACCGCGACGAGCTGGGCGGCAGCGAGTACCTCAAGGTCGTGCACGGACAGGTGGTGGGGAAACCCCCGGTGGTGGACCTCGCACTGGAGCGCGGCGTGCAGAGGACCTGCCGGTCGGCGGTGGAACAGGGGCTGCTCTCGTCGGCCCACGACGTTTCCGAAGGGGGACTTGCCGTGGCGTTGGCGGACTGCTGCATCTCACACCCCGACCCGGAGGGGATCGGCGCGGTCATCGAAATCGAGCAACGCGGGCGCGCGGACGCGCTCCTTTTCGGCGAATCGCATTCGCGCATCGTGGTATCCTTGAAGGAAAGGGATTACGGCCGGTTGCAGGACATCGCGAACCGGGAGAACGTTGCGATGGCGCTCATTGGAAAAGTGGACGGAGACCGTCTGGCGATCAACGACTTGGTGCGCGCGCCGGTGCAACGGCTGCGCAACATCTGGTCGACGGCCCTGGAGCGGTATGTTAAGTGA
- the purQ gene encoding phosphoribosylformylglycinamidine synthase subunit PurQ — translation MRWGVAIFPGSCDDDDVVHCLRHVLGHDVRTLWHKDPFDGRCDGVVLPGGFSYGDYLRAGAMARFAPVMQGIVDFAAAGGLVLGICNGFQILCEAGLLPGTLTRNESLRFVCRRVTLCVEHARSPFTCAAEPGDLLEMPVKHGEGRFYADAPTLKELRDNGQVLLRYVDAAGRTSDKANPNGSVENIAGVCNRRRNVFGLMPHPEDAAESLLGGVGGLTIFSSMAAEVRRRNA, via the coding sequence ATGCGCTGGGGAGTGGCGATCTTTCCCGGCTCCTGCGACGATGACGACGTCGTCCATTGCCTGCGTCACGTGCTCGGGCACGACGTGCGTACCCTGTGGCACAAGGACCCGTTCGATGGCCGGTGCGACGGCGTCGTCCTCCCGGGCGGCTTCTCCTACGGCGACTACCTGCGCGCCGGCGCCATGGCCCGCTTCGCGCCGGTCATGCAGGGCATCGTCGACTTCGCCGCGGCCGGCGGACTGGTGCTGGGCATCTGCAACGGCTTCCAGATACTGTGCGAGGCCGGGCTGCTGCCCGGCACGCTCACGCGCAACGAGTCCTTGCGCTTCGTGTGCCGGCGCGTAACCCTGTGCGTGGAACACGCCCGGTCGCCGTTCACGTGCGCGGCCGAACCCGGCGACCTGCTCGAGATGCCGGTGAAGCACGGCGAAGGCCGCTTCTACGCGGACGCCCCCACGCTCAAGGAACTCCGCGACAATGGACAGGTGCTGCTGCGTTACGTGGACGCGGCCGGACGGACCTCCGACAAGGCCAATCCCAACGGCTCCGTGGAAAACATCGCCGGCGTGTGCAATCGCCGCCGCAACGTCTTCGGCCTGATGCCGCATCCGGAGGATGCCGCGGAATCGCTGCTCGGGGGCGTCGGCGGCCTGACCATCTTTTCCTCCATGGCCGCCGAGGTCCGGCGGCGGAACGCGTAA
- the purS gene encoding phosphoribosylformylglycinamidine synthase subunit PurS, which translates to MLVKVFVTLKEGVLDPQGKAVENSLHSLGFGAVREVRVGKYLELSLDVAEAEDAEQQARRMCEKLLANPVIEDYRFEVAG; encoded by the coding sequence ATGCTCGTCAAAGTCTTCGTAACCCTCAAGGAGGGCGTCCTCGACCCCCAGGGCAAGGCCGTGGAGAACTCCCTTCACAGCCTGGGCTTCGGCGCCGTCCGGGAAGTGCGCGTGGGCAAGTACCTGGAGCTGAGCCTGGACGTGGCGGAGGCGGAGGACGCCGAGCAGCAGGCGCGGCGCATGTGCGAGAAGCTGCTGGCCAACCCGGTCATCGAGGACTACCGCTTCGAGGTTGCGGGATAA
- a CDS encoding phosphoribosylaminoimidazolesuccinocarboxamide synthase, whose protein sequence is MEKRDFMYEGKAKKLYATDDPAKMIQYFKDDASAFNKKKLGTVMSKGVVNNAISEVLFKHLEDNGVPTHFLDRLNEREMLVWKLDMLPIEVIIRNIVAGSMAKRLGLEEGQSLSTTILEFCYKCDELDDPIINDYHILALGYATAEELEEIKRLTFRTNELMRAFFDERDLILVDFKLEFGKRDGQVVLADEICPDTCRFWQKGSLEKMDKDRFRRDLGGVEEAYQEVCRRVTGG, encoded by the coding sequence ATGGAAAAGCGTGACTTCATGTACGAGGGCAAGGCGAAGAAGCTCTACGCCACAGACGATCCCGCCAAGATGATCCAGTACTTCAAGGACGACGCCAGCGCCTTCAACAAGAAGAAGCTGGGCACCGTGATGTCCAAGGGAGTCGTCAACAACGCCATCTCCGAGGTGCTGTTCAAGCACCTGGAGGACAACGGCGTGCCGACCCACTTCCTGGATCGCCTCAACGAACGGGAGATGCTGGTGTGGAAGCTGGACATGCTCCCCATCGAGGTGATCATCCGGAACATCGTGGCCGGCAGCATGGCCAAGCGCCTGGGCCTGGAGGAGGGGCAGTCGCTGTCCACCACGATCCTGGAGTTCTGCTACAAGTGCGACGAGCTCGACGATCCGATCATCAACGACTACCACATCCTGGCGTTGGGCTATGCCACCGCGGAGGAGCTGGAGGAGATCAAGCGTCTCACCTTCCGCACCAACGAGCTGATGAGGGCGTTCTTCGACGAGCGGGACCTGATCCTCGTGGACTTCAAGCTCGAGTTCGGGAAGCGCGACGGCCAAGTCGTCCTCGCCGACGAGATCTGCCCCGACACCTGCCGCTTCTGGCAGAAGGGCTCCCTGGAGAAGATGGACAAGGACCGCTTCCGCCGCGACCTGGGCGGCGTCGAGGAAGCCTACCAGGAGGTCTGCCGCCGGGTGACCGGCGGGTAA
- the purB gene encoding adenylosuccinate lyase codes for MIDRYTRPEMARIWSEENRFGKWLEVEILATEALAELGKVPGDVPARIRRNARFDVARIREIEREVHHELIAFLRNLAESIGDDARFVHVGMTSSDVMDTGFSLQLKDASALLLEDVRAFMSVLREQAHRYKDTPMMGRTHGIHAEPITFGLKLALWHEEMGRNLTRLEGAVAEVCCGIVSGAVGTYAQVPPEVEAYVCKAAGLTPDPVSNQIIQRDRHAYFFSVLAVLASSIEKFAVEIRHLQRTEVLEAEEPFAATQMGSSAMPHKRNPILSENVSGLARLVRSYSVSALENVALWHERDISHSSVERVIGPDATVLVDFMLYRFTRVIRGLCVYPENMERNLALSGGAVFSQGVMLRLVEKGLARDEAYKIVQRHGLVAAKEGKDLKQQLLEDATVTEHLSAGEIDEIWQLKDCFRHVDTIFERVFGAA; via the coding sequence ATGATCGACCGCTACACACGCCCCGAGATGGCGCGGATCTGGTCCGAGGAGAACCGCTTCGGCAAGTGGCTGGAGGTGGAGATCCTGGCCACCGAAGCGTTGGCCGAGCTGGGCAAGGTGCCCGGGGACGTGCCCGCGCGCATCCGCCGCAACGCGCGCTTCGACGTCGCGCGCATCCGCGAGATCGAACGCGAGGTGCACCACGAGCTGATCGCCTTCCTGCGCAACCTCGCCGAGTCCATCGGCGACGACGCCCGTTTCGTGCACGTGGGCATGACCTCGTCCGACGTCATGGACACGGGTTTCTCGCTGCAGCTCAAGGACGCCAGCGCGCTCCTGCTGGAAGACGTGCGCGCGTTCATGTCGGTGCTGCGGGAGCAGGCGCACCGCTACAAGGACACGCCCATGATGGGGCGCACCCACGGGATCCACGCCGAGCCCATCACCTTCGGCCTCAAGCTGGCCCTGTGGCACGAGGAGATGGGCCGCAACCTGACGCGCCTGGAGGGCGCCGTGGCCGAGGTATGCTGCGGCATCGTCTCCGGCGCGGTCGGCACCTATGCGCAGGTGCCCCCGGAGGTGGAGGCGTACGTGTGCAAGGCCGCGGGCCTCACGCCCGACCCCGTGTCCAACCAGATCATCCAGCGCGACCGCCACGCCTACTTCTTCAGCGTCCTGGCCGTGCTGGCCAGTTCCATCGAGAAGTTCGCCGTGGAGATCCGTCACCTCCAGCGCACCGAGGTGCTGGAAGCCGAGGAACCCTTCGCCGCGACCCAGATGGGGTCGTCCGCCATGCCCCACAAGCGCAACCCGATCCTGTCGGAGAACGTGTCCGGCCTGGCGCGGCTGGTGCGCTCATACTCGGTTTCGGCGCTGGAGAACGTGGCCCTGTGGCACGAGCGCGACATCAGCCACTCGTCGGTGGAACGGGTCATCGGCCCCGACGCCACCGTCCTGGTGGACTTCATGCTCTACCGGTTCACCCGCGTCATCCGCGGCCTGTGCGTCTACCCCGAGAACATGGAGCGCAACCTGGCCCTGAGCGGCGGCGCGGTGTTCTCGCAGGGCGTGATGCTGCGCCTGGTGGAGAAGGGGCTCGCGCGCGACGAGGCCTACAAGATCGTCCAGCGCCACGGGCTCGTGGCCGCCAAGGAGGGTAAGGACCTCAAGCAGCAGTTGCTGGAAGACGCCACGGTCACGGAGCACCTGAGCGCCGGCGAGATCGATGAGATCTGGCAGTTGAAGGATTGCTTCAGGCACGTGGACACCATCTTCGAACGGGTTTTCGGCGCGGCCTGA
- the dut gene encoding dUTP diphosphatase, which yields MADVKVQIRRVRDGKAAVPLPRYMTEGSAGLDLAAAVEDEVVLAPLERALIPTGFALALPPGFEAQIRPRSGLALKHGVTLVNSPGTVDSDYRGEVQLAIINLGAEPATIRHGDRIAQLVVQRVPRVQLEEVDELPASTRDAGGFGHTGAQEPGTRRT from the coding sequence GTGGCCGACGTCAAGGTCCAGATCAGGCGGGTGAGGGACGGCAAGGCCGCCGTTCCCTTGCCGCGTTACATGACCGAGGGTTCGGCGGGGCTGGACTTGGCCGCCGCGGTGGAGGATGAGGTAGTGCTCGCGCCGCTGGAGCGGGCCTTGATACCTACCGGCTTCGCACTGGCGCTGCCGCCGGGCTTCGAGGCGCAGATCCGTCCCCGGAGCGGCCTGGCGCTGAAGCACGGCGTCACCTTGGTGAACAGTCCCGGCACCGTCGACTCGGACTACCGCGGCGAGGTGCAGCTCGCCATCATCAACTTGGGCGCGGAGCCGGCGACCATCCGCCACGGCGACCGCATCGCCCAGTTGGTGGTGCAGCGTGTCCCGCGGGTGCAATTGGAGGAAGTGGACGAACTGCCCGCCTCCACCCGTGACGCCGGCGGCTTCGGGCACACCGGCGCACAGGAACCGGGAACTCGCAGAACATGA
- a CDS encoding pitrilysin family protein codes for MFHKTVLDNGVRILTEQRSGTRAVSLGIWVENGSRHEEPRQGGLSHFLEHLLFKGTKTRSAQRIAEEMDAVGGVLNAFTGKENTCYYAKVVDEHLPLAVDVLSDLFLNSVFDPEEIERERTVILQEIASADENPEDFVHDLFSLDYFGDHPLGRAVCGEVDTVSGFARDDLVEFMAERYRPGRVIIAGAGNLSHAALVDAVGGAFGAIEAKPLQAPVAAPEPRSGLFHHPRKLGQVHICLGTPALPHGDPRMYVAHVLNTLLGGGMSSRLFQEIRERRGRAYSVYSFLAPYRDTGYLGVYVGTKAEWAREVMDLAVDEMAKVAAGQVTEEELGRAREQLVGNTLLGLESADSWMTHMTRSEMHRGAQISVEDITRGVRDVTLEAVAQLARELFAPGALTATLLGDLEGHSVDGVQFAGTSREAAAANP; via the coding sequence ATGTTCCACAAGACGGTTCTGGACAACGGCGTCAGGATTCTTACCGAGCAGCGCTCCGGAACCCGGGCGGTGAGTCTCGGCATCTGGGTGGAGAACGGCTCCCGCCACGAAGAGCCCCGGCAGGGGGGCCTGTCCCATTTTCTGGAGCACTTGCTGTTCAAGGGCACCAAGACCCGTAGCGCACAGCGGATCGCCGAGGAGATGGACGCCGTGGGAGGGGTGCTCAACGCCTTCACCGGCAAGGAGAACACCTGCTACTACGCCAAGGTGGTGGACGAGCATCTGCCCTTGGCCGTCGACGTCCTGAGCGACCTCTTTCTCAACTCGGTGTTCGATCCGGAGGAGATCGAGCGGGAGCGCACCGTAATCCTCCAGGAGATCGCCTCGGCGGACGAGAACCCCGAGGACTTCGTCCACGACCTGTTCAGCCTCGACTACTTCGGCGACCATCCCCTGGGGCGGGCGGTGTGCGGCGAGGTGGACACCGTTTCCGGCTTTGCCCGGGACGACCTCGTCGAGTTCATGGCCGAGCGTTACCGGCCCGGGCGGGTCATCATCGCCGGGGCCGGCAACCTCTCGCATGCCGCGCTGGTGGACGCGGTGGGCGGCGCCTTCGGCGCCATCGAGGCCAAGCCGTTGCAGGCTCCGGTGGCGGCGCCGGAGCCCCGTTCCGGCCTGTTCCACCACCCGCGCAAGCTCGGGCAGGTGCACATCTGCCTGGGAACGCCGGCGCTGCCGCACGGCGACCCGCGAATGTACGTGGCGCACGTTCTCAACACGCTGCTCGGCGGCGGCATGAGCTCGCGCCTGTTCCAGGAGATTCGCGAGCGCCGCGGCAGGGCCTACTCGGTCTATTCGTTCCTGGCGCCCTACCGGGACACCGGCTACCTCGGCGTCTACGTCGGCACCAAGGCGGAGTGGGCCCGGGAGGTCATGGACCTTGCCGTGGACGAGATGGCCAAGGTGGCCGCGGGGCAGGTGACCGAGGAGGAGCTCGGGCGCGCGCGCGAGCAACTGGTCGGGAACACGCTGCTGGGCCTTGAGTCCGCGGACTCTTGGATGACACACATGACCCGGAGCGAGATGCACCGCGGCGCGCAGATTTCCGTGGAGGACATCACCCGCGGCGTGCGCGACGTCACGCTGGAAGCGGTGGCCCAACTGGCCCGCGAGTTGTTCGCGCCCGGCGCCCTGACCGCCACCCTGCTGGGCGACCTGGAAGGCCACAGCGTCGACGGCGTCCAATTCGCTGGCACGTCTCGCGAGGCCGCCGCTGCCAACCCCTGA
- the pnp gene encoding polyribonucleotide nucleotidyltransferase has protein sequence MQTKIELDYCGRPLCVDLGKVAKQADGAALVRFGETVVLATAVASKDVREEIDFFPLTVDYQEKTFAAGRIPGGFFKREGRPSEKEILTCRLIDRSIRPLFAGGVKAETQIIVTVLSADGENDTDAVSMFAASLAIEISDIPFNGPLAGVRVGRVDGEWVMNPLQSRIPDCDVNIFLSGTRDGIVMVEGGASMVPEDEVLDALFQGHQAIQPLIDLQDKLRDQLGKAKRVAPKEEKDESLTAWVRNHAEEKVKEAVCIADKKQRNSRVDEVGAEVMTTGAEEFPGRERELKGAYRDLEKFQLRDLVVQQRKRIDGRGLKDVRPITCEAGLLPRTHGSALFTRGETQALVVATLGTSGDAQRVDALTGEQFKKFMLHYNFPPYSTGEVKFLRSPGRREIGHGALAERALVPVLPQEDEFPYTLRVVSEILASNGSSSMASVCGGSLSLMDAGVPIKAPVAGIAMGLIKEDDEVRVLTDILGDEDHLGDMDFKVAGTREGITALQMDIKISGVTREIMQEALYQAREGRLHILDIMDGTLAETREEVSRHAPRITTIKVRPEKIRDIIGPGGKVIRGIVEATGTKIDVQDDGTVTVASVDEAGSRRALDMIEGIVAEVEIGRIYKGTVRRVMDFGAFVEILPGTDGLVHISQIADDHVRRVRDVLNEGDELMVKVLDVDRQGKIRLSRKEALKEEQTSERV, from the coding sequence ATGCAAACAAAGATCGAGTTGGACTATTGCGGCCGACCTCTATGCGTCGACCTCGGCAAGGTCGCCAAGCAGGCCGACGGCGCCGCGCTGGTGCGTTTCGGCGAGACCGTCGTCCTCGCTACCGCCGTGGCCTCCAAGGACGTACGCGAGGAGATCGACTTCTTCCCGCTCACCGTCGATTACCAGGAAAAGACCTTTGCCGCCGGGCGTATTCCCGGAGGGTTCTTCAAACGGGAGGGCCGTCCTTCGGAAAAGGAGATCCTCACCTGCCGGCTCATCGACCGGTCCATCCGTCCGCTGTTCGCGGGCGGGGTCAAGGCCGAAACGCAGATCATCGTCACCGTGCTGTCCGCGGACGGGGAGAACGACACCGACGCGGTCTCCATGTTCGCCGCCTCGCTGGCCATCGAGATATCGGACATACCGTTCAACGGTCCGCTGGCCGGCGTGCGGGTGGGCCGCGTTGACGGCGAGTGGGTGATGAACCCGCTCCAGAGCCGGATACCGGATTGCGACGTCAATATCTTTCTCTCGGGAACGCGGGACGGCATTGTGATGGTGGAAGGCGGTGCGTCGATGGTGCCCGAGGACGAAGTGCTGGACGCGCTCTTCCAGGGGCATCAGGCGATCCAGCCGCTCATCGATCTTCAGGACAAGCTCAGGGATCAGCTCGGCAAGGCCAAGCGGGTGGCGCCCAAGGAGGAGAAGGACGAGTCGCTGACGGCCTGGGTGCGGAACCATGCGGAGGAGAAGGTCAAGGAGGCGGTCTGCATCGCCGACAAGAAACAGCGCAACTCCCGCGTCGACGAAGTAGGCGCGGAGGTCATGACCACGGGCGCGGAGGAGTTTCCCGGCCGCGAGAGGGAGCTCAAGGGCGCCTACAGGGACCTGGAGAAGTTCCAGCTTCGGGACCTCGTGGTGCAGCAGCGCAAACGCATCGATGGGCGCGGGCTCAAGGACGTGCGTCCCATCACCTGCGAGGCGGGCCTGTTGCCGCGCACCCACGGCTCGGCGCTGTTTACCCGTGGCGAGACCCAGGCGCTGGTGGTGGCTACCCTCGGTACGTCCGGCGACGCGCAGCGCGTCGACGCCCTCACCGGCGAGCAGTTCAAGAAGTTCATGCTGCACTACAACTTCCCGCCCTACAGCACCGGCGAGGTCAAGTTCCTGCGCAGCCCGGGCCGGCGCGAGATCGGCCACGGCGCGCTCGCCGAGCGGGCGCTGGTGCCGGTCCTCCCCCAGGAGGATGAATTCCCCTACACCCTGCGCGTGGTTTCCGAGATCCTGGCGTCCAACGGTTCCAGCTCCATGGCGAGCGTGTGCGGCGGCTCCCTGTCGCTCATGGACGCCGGCGTTCCCATCAAGGCTCCGGTGGCGGGCATCGCCATGGGCCTGATCAAGGAAGACGACGAGGTGCGCGTGCTGACGGACATCCTCGGCGACGAGGACCATCTCGGCGACATGGACTTCAAGGTCGCCGGCACCCGCGAGGGCATCACGGCGCTGCAGATGGACATCAAGATCAGCGGCGTCACCCGCGAGATCATGCAGGAGGCCCTGTACCAGGCGCGGGAGGGCCGGCTGCACATCCTCGACATCATGGACGGCACCCTGGCGGAGACGCGCGAGGAGGTCTCGCGCCACGCGCCGCGCATCACCACCATCAAGGTCCGCCCCGAGAAGATCCGCGACATCATCGGACCGGGAGGCAAGGTCATCCGCGGCATCGTCGAGGCCACGGGCACGAAGATCGACGTGCAGGACGACGGTACCGTCACGGTGGCGTCCGTCGACGAGGCGGGCAGCCGCCGGGCCCTGGACATGATCGAGGGCATCGTCGCCGAGGTGGAGATCGGCCGCATCTACAAGGGCACGGTGCGGCGCGTGATGGACTTCGGCGCGTTCGTCGAGATCCTGCCGGGCACCGACGGGCTGGTGCACATCTCGCAGATCGCGGACGACCACGTGCGGCGGGTGCGGGACGTGCTCAACGAGGGCGACGAGCTGATGGTGAAGGTGCTGGACGTGGACCGGCAGGGCAAGATCCGTCTCAGCCGCAAGGAGGCCCTGAAGGAAGAGCAGACCTCCGAGCGGGTTTAG